AGTGGTCGGGCCATAGCTCGCCAACTTCGACGTTACACTACATCCGAATTCGGCCAACCAAGCTGGCGGCATCCTTCGTTAAAGCCGATCAAATGGCGCACATGGTTTCCGTCTTGATCGACCATGAAGTAATTGCACGCCATTCAGCTGAACCCTACACCTTCTACGACCTGGGCGACTCGTACTGTTCGAATCCTTTCTGGAGCAGCTGTCCACATCGTATGGCTTGCGCGGGCTGCGATTTCAACTTGCCGAAGGCCAGCGCTAAAGCTCAAGTGTTGGAGAGCAAGGCGTCTGCGAGAAGATATCTCGAAACGGTGCCATTGACAGCTGAAGAGCGAGCGATCGTCGAGGGCGACTTAGAGAAGCTGAACGGCCTCATCCGCAAGCTCGACAACGTGCCAACCTTGGATGGAAGAACGCCAGCGGAAATAGGTAAGACGGAACGATAATCACGACATGAACGTAACCGGCAGCATGACAGGGCGAACGGCCTTGCCAGGGTCTGGCATTCATGCGGGCTTGGGACAGTGGTTAGCATCGAATCTAGAGACCCGACCACGCATAAGCGAACTATCTTCCATGCGAAAACAGAGACCGGATGTTGCTTAATCCCAGTCAAGGCGCCCACCGAAAACCGGTAGGGAAACGACGGCTTCGGTCGGAAGCGCAGTCCCTGCGCTTAGCCCATAGAGCACATTCTCTAACCTGCCAACTCGCAGCACATCCCGTTCGGTCGGATAGTGGCGTAGAAGTCGGTTAGCTTGCTCCCTCAACGACTCGTGAACAGTGGGATCAGCGAAAACCTGCTCCAGAAATTTCCGTGTTTCAACCACGGCGAGACTGCGTTCGTATGGCAGGGTCATTTCCCCTCCAAATTATTCATGCCAATTTGATGGCTGCCCCATTTCGAAACATGGGGCCCGCGCTGTGAAACGATTTCGTAGCTTTCTGTACCGGCTGCTCCATCAGGCGAGCAAAGATCCGTTTTTGGCCCCGCATATCGTGATGATCCGCAGATTACACAATCGTAAGGATTCGAACAGCTTGCTGTCAGCCTCGTAACGCTAGCCTAGACACATTCCCAGACATGAGGTGACCCCAATGAAAAACCTGTTTCGAGCACTTATTCCCCTAGCTTTCATCGTCGTGTCTCCGGCGCTCATTGCCGAAGACGGAAGTGATTATGCTTTAAATAAAGCGCCGTCTGCCCGAGCGCCCCAGATGATCCAAAGTTCATCGCAGCCACGCCAGCAGCTCAACGACGTCGAGAGGCAACGAACATCCCATGAAAGACGGAATGATGATGGGCATGATGGACAAAGGCATGATGTCCGAGATGCGCGATTTGATGAAAGATTGTCGGGAAATGATGCACAGCATGCAGACTGACAAGGCGGCAGAATAAAGCCGGTACCGCTTGAATGAAACAGGGGCTCCAGACCGGAGCCCCTGTTTCGTCGTCTATGATGATGGTGTCGGCTCTGCTAGCTCAGCACGTGGCTCCTGCTTGTCTCATCACTCTGGCGGAGGAACAGTCATTAACAAGCACGCCGCGTTGAACGCCCCTGAACTCCACATCGCGATCTTCGCTTTCCTGCTGCACTTTGTCTGGGAACTGATGCAGCTTCCCCTGTTTGCGGGCTTCGATGACGTTCATTATTTTACGGTCATTCTACATTGCACCAAAGCCACCGGCGGCGACGTCTTGATCTCGCTTGCAGCTTTCTGGTCAGCTTCTGTGGTCGCAAGGTCGAGGTTCTGGTTTGTTGCGGTGCAACCTCCCGCTCTCATCATTTTCCTTGCGTCCGGACTGCTTATCACGATCGTCTTCGAGCTATTGGCTACCGGCCCCTTGCAACGTTGGGAGTACGCCAAAGCCATGCCCTTGCTCCCTTTCATTGAGGTAGGCTTGTCGGCAGTCGCTCAATGGATCGTATTGCCCCTGGTGCAACTATGGTTCGTACGAAGGCAGGTGCTAGGCGGTTGGCAGCGAAGCTAGAAGCCATGGAGAGCGATGTGACATGAGCGGGCGCTACCGCACTCGAGCAGAGTTCGAAAGCTAATTTGAAAGAAAGGGCGAACGGAATGAGCAGATTGTCGCTGCGTGGAAGAATGGCGCTTCTTTTCGTGATCGTCGTGACGGCAGTCCTGAGCTTGGCCGCTGTCAGCTTCGATTATTTCTGCCGTCTGCACTTTAAGCAACAAGACGCAGCAGTGCTTGAGGGCAAGGTTTCAGCTCTCAAATCAATCCTCACGCGGGGGAGCAGCCTCGAATCTGAAATGGTTTCGGATATCCACCAGTTAGTCGATACCTCATTCGGCTTCGCCGCAGCGATCTTGGCGGGGGATAGAGTCGTGTATTCACATCACAACTTGTCTGAAGAGCTAGCGGCTTCACTCGGTCCCAGGCAGGGCGAGCGATGGCTGCTACAGGTTGGCCCCAACCGCTACAGTGGTATGACTGAACGGATCGAGGGATGGGCTGACGGAGAAGGCGGCACCATTCACCTGGCTATGGATGTCACGCATCGCACCCATTTCTTTGAAATGATCCGGCGGTGGTTTTTCTATACGCTGATTATCAGCGCAGCGCTCAGTGGCGCGCTTGGCTTTGTCTTCATTCGTCGAGGCCTCGAACCGATTTCGAGCCTGTCCCGAACCTCCTCCACCATCACCGCAAATTGTCTAGATACACGGATTTCAACCGAGTCGGTGCCATCTGAACTTCACGAACTAGTGGATAACTTCAACGCCATGCTAGAGCGCCTCGATCAGTCCTTTCTGAGGCTGTCGAACTTCTCAGCTGATATTGCCCACGAGCTACGCACTCCGCTCAACAGCATGCTAACCCAGACAGAAGTCGCTCTTTTGAAGGAAAGAGACGGTGCTGACTACAAAGACGTCTTGTTCTCGACCCTCGAGGAGCTTCGTCGCATGTCGCGAATGGTCGACGACATGCTTTTTCTAGCCAAGGCCGACAACGGCATGATCACTCCCGATTTTGAGGATCACGACCTGAGCGCGATTGCTGCAAGCGTGCTGGAGTATTACGAGTACGCCGCAGATGAGAAAGAGATAAAACTGGCGCTGCATAGCACTGGGAGCACACAGGTGAAGGGGGACAATCTGATGCTCCGCAGAGCGATCTCGAACGTGATGTCCAATGCTGTCCGCTACGGCGAGCCCGGCTCGATCGTCGACATGAGAGTTTCTAACGCTCGCGAGTGGGTGCGCCTTGAAGTGAGCAATCAAGGGCCAACGATCGCGCCAGACCACATCGATAAGCTGTTTGACCGTTTTTACCGTATCGATACGGCCAGGCGAGAGGGCAACACGCTGAACGCCGGGCTCGGCATGGCGATTACGCGCTCAATTGTCGAGGCGCACGAAGGCTCGATTGACTGCCACTCGGCTGATGGTATCACGACCTTCCAAATGAAGTTGCCGATAGCTGTTGGCTGACGTTGGGTAGGTCTGTCTTTGTTCCATGCGGCTCGGCACCCGGGCTGCTGTTCCGCCTGGCGGCGGCGTAATCCCGAGAGTTCGTCGGGCTTGCAACTATGCGCGCCCGACATTAAGGATGCATATGACGAAAACCGATGATTCCTCATTCCAGACCAAGTCGAAGAAGCTCAACCAGCACTGCGTCTGCGCCACCCTTGATAGGCCCAGGGTGCTGCTGAACCTCGCGGACCTGTTGGGCGATGCGCAAGAGCAGCTAGTTTCAAGCCCGACCTGGCACCAGTTCTTTTCAGACGTAGCGGTGTTCGTGCCTGAACGAGACCTGGATTGCATGATGGAGACT
Above is a window of Halopseudomonas nanhaiensis DNA encoding:
- a CDS encoding BPSL0761 family protein gives rise to the protein MTLPYERSLAVVETRKFLEQVFADPTVHESLREQANRLLRHYPTERDVLRVGRLENVLYGLSAGTALPTEAVVSLPVFGGRLDWD
- a CDS encoding heavy metal sensor histidine kinase, yielding MSRLSLRGRMALLFVIVVTAVLSLAAVSFDYFCRLHFKQQDAAVLEGKVSALKSILTRGSSLESEMVSDIHQLVDTSFGFAAAILAGDRVVYSHHNLSEELAASLGPRQGERWLLQVGPNRYSGMTERIEGWADGEGGTIHLAMDVTHRTHFFEMIRRWFFYTLIISAALSGALGFVFIRRGLEPISSLSRTSSTITANCLDTRISTESVPSELHELVDNFNAMLERLDQSFLRLSNFSADIAHELRTPLNSMLTQTEVALLKERDGADYKDVLFSTLEELRRMSRMVDDMLFLAKADNGMITPDFEDHDLSAIAASVLEYYEYAADEKEIKLALHSTGSTQVKGDNLMLRRAISNVMSNAVRYGEPGSIVDMRVSNAREWVRLEVSNQGPTIAPDHIDKLFDRFYRIDTARREGNTLNAGLGMAITRSIVEAHEGSIDCHSADGITTFQMKLPIAVG